The Impatiens glandulifera chromosome 8, dImpGla2.1, whole genome shotgun sequence genome includes a window with the following:
- the LOC124911984 gene encoding zinc finger CCCH domain-containing protein 17-like codes for MDDEFLKRSTDCVYFLASPLTCKKGIECEYRHSEIARLNPRDCWYWLSGSCLNPGCAFRHPPLDAGAEVSSEVTPSQNQSAPTSSKVNVPCYFFFNGTCNKGDRCSFSHGPDDNTPARKSLKIPTAVDTISSQTRKNPETNSEPHHDLFKSNSRQVVETQTQTPVIIPTKEDVRLSAPPTNNFTFNVPVQTHEDDSGEFMSEVLNRPTTICVIQSPRDQGGDGHFDGEDRLESSPGFDVLVDNGSDDAEYEDGQDYTLGLDHGLDADGRELNGQYGRYDYEEPIEYDPEYPHMGNNSREDEIRDSYPQINDENEYSSGRRTRERLSAPIFTRKRKNFPADYPSDDNRMVDLRYHLENRKQTNGGSSGQFARRQNAHHPQRLGYENRSGSRRQQQQPAWRPQRKLNEEGVNLLNENGWDRGGGGYRMNRPSNNNNNVRVSGGQDLNVENNYISSEGSGMGTPVPWKRRLGERSDLFTRPKTLAEIREEKEKFIGGETTTTMGREMMVCEDFEAPKPLSEILKDKNRLASVVEAKEVGNGSSQLS; via the exons ATGGACGACGAATTTCTCAAACGGAGCACCGATTGCGTCTACTTCCTAGCTTCTCCCCTAACCTGCAAGAAG GGCATTGAATGTGAGTATCGACACAGTGAAATTGCTAGGCTTAACCCTAGAGATTGCTGGTACTGGCTTTCAGGAAGCTGTCTTAACCCTGGTTGTGCATTTCGACATCCT CCATTAGATGCCGGTGCAGAAGTATCATCCGAAGTGACTCCTTCTCAAAACCAGAGTGCCCCAACTTCAAGCAAGGTTAACGTTCCATGTTACTTTTTCTTCAACGGAACCTGCAACAAAGGTGATCGTTGCAGTTTCTCACATGGACCCGATGACAACACACCTGCTCGGAAATCCCTAAAGATTCCTACAGCCGTTgataccatttcttcacaaacCAGAAAGAATCCTGAAACTAACTCTGAGCCACATCATGACCTGTTTAAAAGCAATTCAAGACAAGTAGTCGAGACACAGACCCAAACACCTGTCATCATCCCCACCAAAGAGGATGTTCGCTTGTCGGCACCCCCCACCAACAATTTCACTTTTAACGTTCCCGTGCAAACACATGAAGATGACAGTGGAGAATTTATGTCGGAAGTGTTAAATCGCCCGACTACAATTTGCGTAATTCAAAGTCCACGGGACCAAGGTGGGGATGGACATTTCGATGGAGAAGATCGGTTGGAATCATCTCCCggttttgatgttcttgttgaTAATGGATCCGACGACGCCGAATATGAGGATGGACAAGACTACACATTAGGGTTAGACCATGGACTCGACGCAGACGGCCGAGAACTCAACGGTCAATACGGTCGCTATGATTACGAAGAACCTATCGAGTACGATCCCGAATATCCCCACATGGGTAACAATTCGCGCGAAGACGAAATCCGAGATTCTTATCCCCAAATTAACGACGAAAACGAATACTCCTCGGGAAGACGAACGAGGGAAAGATTGTCAGCTCCGATTTTCACCCGAAAAAGAAAGAATTTCCCCGCTGATTATCCTTCTGATGACAATAGAATGGTGGATCTCAGATACCATCTTGAAAACCGCAAGCAAACTAACGGAGGATCTTCAGGACAATTTGCAAGAAGGCAGAACGCTCATCATCCACAGCGTTTGGGTTATGAAAATAGGTCCGGGTCTCGAAGGCAACAACAACAACCGGCATGGAGGCCTCAGAGGAAGTTGAACGAGGAAGGCGTCAATTTACTTAACGAGAATGGTTGGGATCGAGGGGGAGGAGGGTATAGGATGAATAGGCcgtctaataataataataatgtgagaGTCAGTGGAGGGCAAGACTTGAATGTAGAGAACAACTATATTTCATCAGAGGGTTCTGGAATGGGAACTCCTGTTCCGTGGAAGAGAAGATTGGGAGAAAGATCGGATTTATTTACAAGGCCGAAGACATTAGCGGAGATTagagaagagaaggagaagTTTATTGGAGGAGAAACTACAACAACAATGGGAAGGGAAATGATGGTATGCGAAGATTTTGAAGCTCCGAAACCTTTAAGCGAGATTCTCAAGGACAAGAATCGGCTCGCTTCAGTTGTGGAAGCGAAAGAGGTTGGAAATGGAAGCAGCCAGCTTAGCTAG